In the Thermodesulfovibrio yellowstonii DSM 11347 genome, one interval contains:
- the rplM gene encoding 50S ribosomal protein L13, with protein sequence MKTVFVKKEEVNRRWFIFDANGQTLGRFASRIAKVLMGKNKPTYTPNVDNGDFVVVINAEKIKVTGKKLTDKIYYHHTGYMGNLKAETLKERLEKEPEEVIVDAVWGMLPKTRLGRKMIKKLKVYRGSEHPHIAQKPEPLKLS encoded by the coding sequence ATGAAGACAGTTTTTGTAAAAAAGGAAGAAGTAAACAGACGTTGGTTTATTTTTGATGCTAATGGGCAAACGCTGGGAAGATTTGCCTCAAGAATTGCAAAGGTTTTAATGGGTAAAAATAAGCCAACCTACACTCCAAATGTAGACAATGGTGATTTTGTAGTGGTTATCAATGCAGAAAAAATTAAAGTAACAGGGAAAAAACTTACCGATAAGATTTATTATCATCATACCGGTTACATGGGTAATTTGAAAGCAGAAACTCTAAAGGAAAGACTTGAAAAAGAACCTGAAGAAGTTATAGTTGATGCTGTCTGGGGTATGCTTCCTAAAACAAGATTGGGTAGAAAAATGATAAAAAAACTAAAAGTTTACAGAGGTTCGGAACATCCTCATATTGCTCAAAAACCTGAACCTCTTAAATTAAGTTAA
- a CDS encoding electron transfer flavoprotein subunit beta/FixA family protein, which yields MRIIVCIKQVPDVTEVKIDPKTNTLIREGVPSIMNPYDLHAIEAALELKEATAGKVTAITMGPPQAEEVLREAISMGVDDAILLTDRRFAGADTWATAYTLSMAARKIGFDLIICGKQAIDGDTAQVGPEMAEFLNIPHVSYVRKIHNVSSQEMIIERLMDDCYEKIQVCLPALITVVKELNNPRPPSIRGKMAAKKAVIPRWNADDINAEEEKIGLKGSPTMVKNIFAPPPRGERRILEGSPEEQVDILLKELRRLGCL from the coding sequence ATGAGGATTATCGTATGTATTAAACAAGTTCCAGATGTTACGGAAGTAAAAATTGATCCAAAAACAAATACCCTTATAAGAGAAGGCGTTCCAAGTATTATGAATCCCTATGATTTGCATGCTATTGAAGCCGCATTAGAGCTTAAAGAAGCCACAGCTGGTAAAGTCACAGCAATAACAATGGGACCTCCTCAGGCTGAAGAGGTGCTGAGAGAAGCAATATCTATGGGTGTTGATGATGCTATTTTACTTACAGATAGAAGATTTGCGGGAGCAGATACATGGGCAACTGCTTATACCCTTTCAATGGCAGCACGAAAAATTGGTTTTGATTTAATAATATGTGGCAAACAGGCAATTGACGGTGATACTGCTCAAGTAGGACCTGAAATGGCTGAATTTCTCAATATCCCTCATGTCTCTTATGTAAGAAAGATTCATAACGTCTCCTCTCAAGAAATGATCATTGAAAGACTTATGGATGACTGTTACGAAAAAATACAGGTCTGTTTACCAGCATTGATAACAGTAGTAAAAGAATTAAACAATCCCCGCCCACCCTCAATAAGAGGTAAAATGGCAGCTAAAAAAGCTGTAATCCCAAGATGGAATGCTGATGACATTAATGCAGAGGAAGAAAAAATCGGACTTAAAGGCTCTCCCACAATGGTTAAAAATATCTTTGCTCCACCACCGAGAGGTGAGAGAAGAATTTTAGAAGGTTCTCCTGAAGAACAAGTTGATATACTTCTCAAAGAACTAAGGAGGTTAGGATGCTTATAA
- the rpsI gene encoding 30S ribosomal protein S9 — protein MGMSENLATGRRKRSVARVILLPGSGKITVNNKPIEEYFSRETLRMLLYQPFHVAGVTGKYDVVVNVSGGGLSGQAGAIRHGIARALVNLNPDLKPKLKKEGLLTRDPREVERKKYGQPKARKRFQFSKR, from the coding sequence ATAGGAATGTCTGAGAATTTAGCCACAGGAAGAAGAAAAAGGTCAGTTGCCAGAGTTATTTTATTACCAGGCTCAGGTAAAATTACAGTAAATAACAAGCCAATTGAAGAGTATTTTTCAAGAGAAACATTAAGAATGCTTCTTTATCAACCATTTCATGTAGCTGGTGTAACAGGTAAATATGATGTAGTGGTTAATGTAAGTGGTGGTGGTTTGAGTGGGCAAGCAGGTGCTATAAGGCATGGCATTGCAAGAGCTCTTGTTAATCTTAATCCAGACCTCAAGCCAAAACTTAAAAAGGAAGGACTTCTTACAAGAGACCCAAGAGAGGTAGAGAGAAAGAAATACGGTCAACCAAAGGCAAGAAAGAGATTCCAGTTCTCCAAGAGATAA
- the fabD gene encoding ACP S-malonyltransferase, producing MIAFVFPGQGSQYVGMGKELISIAKDLFDKASEFAGFDIYKLCNEGPAEELQKTENTQPAILTVSYTLLRETLRFGINPQYVAGHSLGEYTAAVAANVLDFGDAVKIVRQRGLLMAQAQPEGKGAMAAVLGLDNNIVKEICKNVTAGYVDVANFNCPGQVVISGESEAVKKASEVAKQKGAKRVIMLGVSVPSHCLLMKEASEKLKEFISQFKFNDAKIPVVTNVDAKEKSGASEIVDALIKQLYSPVYWQDSVKYMISKGVNTFIEIGPGKVLAGLIRRIDETVKVFNVENMNDLEKILNNVEL from the coding sequence GTGATAGCTTTTGTTTTTCCTGGACAGGGTTCACAGTATGTTGGAATGGGGAAGGAACTTATTTCAATAGCAAAAGACTTATTTGATAAAGCAAGTGAGTTTGCTGGATTTGATATTTACAAACTCTGCAATGAAGGACCGGCTGAAGAGTTACAAAAGACAGAAAATACTCAACCAGCAATTCTTACGGTTTCATATACTTTGTTAAGAGAAACATTAAGATTTGGTATCAATCCACAGTATGTAGCAGGGCATTCTCTTGGAGAATATACAGCAGCAGTTGCAGCAAATGTTTTAGATTTTGGTGACGCAGTAAAAATTGTAAGGCAGAGAGGCTTACTGATGGCACAAGCTCAACCTGAAGGCAAAGGAGCAATGGCGGCTGTTTTAGGACTTGACAATAATATTGTTAAAGAAATTTGTAAAAATGTTACCGCAGGATATGTTGATGTAGCAAATTTTAACTGTCCAGGACAGGTTGTTATCTCAGGTGAATCAGAAGCGGTTAAAAAGGCTTCTGAGGTAGCTAAACAAAAGGGTGCAAAGAGAGTAATCATGTTGGGAGTAAGCGTGCCAAGTCATTGTTTACTTATGAAGGAAGCTTCTGAGAAATTGAAAGAGTTTATTTCCCAATTTAAATTCAATGATGCAAAAATTCCAGTTGTCACCAATGTTGATGCAAAAGAAAAATCCGGTGCTTCAGAAATTGTTGATGCTCTTATAAAACAACTTTATAGCCCTGTTTACTGGCAGGACTCTGTAAAATATATGATTTCAAAGGGAGTTAATACCTTTATAGAGATTGGACCAGGAAAAGTTTTGGCAGGACTTATAAGAAGAATTGATGAGACTGTTAAAGTTTTCAACGTAGAAAATATGAATGATTTGGAAAAAATCTTGAACAATGTTGAATTATAA
- a CDS encoding electron transfer flavoprotein subunit alpha: protein MLIKINIEKCTGCATCVNVCPFGAIIIKEDKAFITESCTLCGACVESCSEGAIIDARDKEVEKPKDFKGVWIFAEQSQGKIASVAYELLGIGRKLADELKSELCAVLFGNSDEVQELIKWGADKVYYVNSPDYICLDDELYSKTLVKLVNDYKPEIMLAGATAIGRSFIPRVAAKLRVGLTADCTGLEIDKETGNLLQIRPAFGGNIMATIVSPNSRPQIATVRPRVMKRGEYNPERKGEIIEVEPLKPSGRIKILERVEDTSFCKVNLQDAKVIVSGGRGIGGPEGFKALWELANLLGGTVGASRAAVDEGWIPYAHQVGQTGKTVCPKLYIACGISGAVQHLVGMQSSDIIVAINKDPNAPIFNIATYGIVGDVKIILPLLIKKIQEGVSL from the coding sequence ATGCTTATAAAAATTAACATAGAAAAATGCACAGGTTGTGCAACATGTGTAAATGTATGTCCTTTCGGAGCAATAATAATTAAAGAAGATAAAGCTTTTATTACAGAAAGCTGTACACTTTGCGGTGCCTGTGTTGAGTCATGTTCTGAAGGAGCAATTATAGATGCAAGAGATAAAGAAGTTGAAAAGCCTAAGGATTTTAAAGGTGTCTGGATATTTGCTGAACAATCACAGGGCAAGATTGCATCTGTAGCTTATGAACTTCTTGGAATAGGAAGAAAGCTTGCTGATGAACTAAAATCAGAACTCTGTGCCGTGCTTTTCGGTAATTCAGATGAAGTCCAGGAACTTATTAAATGGGGAGCAGATAAAGTTTACTATGTTAACTCTCCAGACTATATATGTCTTGATGATGAACTTTATTCAAAAACACTTGTAAAACTTGTTAATGATTATAAACCAGAAATAATGCTTGCTGGTGCCACTGCTATAGGTCGTTCATTTATTCCAAGAGTTGCAGCAAAACTAAGAGTTGGCTTAACAGCAGACTGCACAGGGCTTGAAATTGACAAAGAAACAGGGAACTTGCTCCAGATTCGTCCTGCCTTTGGCGGAAATATTATGGCAACAATTGTTTCTCCTAATAGTCGTCCTCAAATAGCAACTGTAAGACCACGAGTCATGAAACGCGGTGAGTATAATCCAGAGCGTAAAGGAGAAATAATAGAAGTAGAGCCTTTGAAACCTTCTGGAAGGATTAAAATTCTTGAAAGAGTTGAAGACACTTCTTTTTGTAAAGTTAATCTTCAGGATGCAAAAGTCATTGTCTCAGGTGGTAGAGGTATCGGTGGTCCTGAAGGATTTAAAGCACTATGGGAGCTTGCAAATCTACTTGGTGGAACAGTTGGAGCATCTCGTGCAGCGGTTGATGAAGGATGGATACCCTATGCTCATCAGGTTGGGCAAACAGGAAAAACTGTCTGTCCAAAGCTTTATATTGCCTGCGGTATTTCAGGTGCTGTTCAACATCTTGTAGGAATGCAATCCTCTGATATAATCGTAGCAATCAATAAGGACCCAAATGCTCCTATATTCAATATTGCTACCTACGGAATAGTTGGTGATGTTAAAATTATCCTGCCACTTTTGATCAAAAAGATTCAGGAAGGAGTGTCACTGTGA
- the argC gene encoding N-acetyl-gamma-glutamyl-phosphate reductase, producing MLKAFICGGSGYTGSELLRILAGHDEVEIVGVTSEKSAGLSVSELFPAFFIYKNLKFENLHIEKIKDRADVYFLALPHGKSQEVGALLVEANKRVIDLSADFRIKDSKVYEQWYKTSHSYSELLKEAVYGLPEIYRDKIKKARLIANPGCYPTSAILPLYPFLKKELINLDTIVVDSKSGTSGAGRKTEVTLSYCEVNEDFRAYNVAKHRHTPEIEQELSFASGKDITIDFTTHLLPLNRGILSTIYGKLNKNITTKEAIEVLEEAYQNEPFIKIMPEGQVPAIKYVKGTNYCYIGVVVNQRTGRIILISAIDNLVKGASGQAVQNMNIMFGIDETKALKNLALSP from the coding sequence ATGCTTAAAGCTTTCATATGTGGTGGAAGTGGTTATACAGGAAGTGAACTCCTGAGAATTCTTGCAGGACATGATGAAGTTGAAATAGTAGGTGTTACAAGTGAAAAATCAGCAGGGTTAAGCGTTTCAGAGCTTTTCCCTGCTTTTTTTATCTATAAGAACCTTAAATTTGAAAACCTTCATATTGAAAAAATAAAAGATAGAGCTGACGTTTACTTTCTTGCTCTTCCTCATGGAAAATCTCAGGAAGTAGGAGCATTACTTGTAGAGGCTAACAAAAGAGTCATAGACCTTTCTGCTGACTTTAGGATAAAAGATTCAAAGGTTTATGAACAATGGTATAAAACTTCCCATTCCTATTCTGAACTCCTTAAAGAAGCAGTGTATGGATTACCAGAAATATACAGGGATAAAATAAAAAAAGCGAGACTTATTGCCAATCCTGGCTGTTATCCTACAAGCGCAATTTTACCCCTTTATCCTTTTTTGAAAAAAGAGCTGATTAACTTAGATACAATAGTGGTGGATTCAAAATCTGGAACTTCTGGGGCTGGGAGAAAAACGGAGGTAACTTTAAGCTACTGCGAAGTAAATGAGGATTTTAGAGCTTACAATGTGGCAAAACACAGACACACTCCTGAAATTGAACAAGAGTTAAGCTTTGCCTCTGGCAAAGACATAACAATAGATTTTACCACCCATCTTTTACCATTAAACAGAGGAATTTTATCAACTATCTACGGAAAATTAAACAAAAATATCACAACCAAAGAAGCCATAGAAGTATTGGAAGAAGCCTATCAAAATGAGCCCTTTATTAAAATTATGCCAGAGGGACAGGTTCCTGCTATAAAATATGTAAAAGGCACGAATTACTGCTACATAGGCGTTGTTGTTAATCAAAGAACAGGAAGAATAATTCTTATCTCTGCGATAGATAACCTTGTAAAAGGGGCTTCAGGGCAGGCAGTTCAAAACATGAATATCATGTTCGGAATTGATGAGACAAAAGCCCTTAAAAACCTTGCATTATCTCCTTAA
- the mdh gene encoding malate dehydrogenase, whose translation MRKKLGIVGAGNVGATLALFAVNSGLADVVLYDIVEGMPQGKALDILQNTAVIGIKANISGTNNLDDLAGSDIVVITAGLARKPGMRRKDLLMANAEIVGNIVNKLAPICPDTNYIVVTNPMDVMAYVTMVISGTKRQKVLGMGGILDSSRFKTFISMELGVSPKDIETTVLGGHGLYMVPLVRFTTVKGIPLSKWLPQDKIESLVQRTREGGAEIVSLLKTGSAYYAPAQSTFEMVKAILLDEKRILPCSVYLDGEYGAKDVFNGVPVVLGKQGLEKIVELELTEEEKQAFENSTEEVKNMIKILKEEGRI comes from the coding sequence ATGAGAAAAAAATTAGGGATTGTAGGAGCTGGCAATGTTGGTGCAACTCTTGCACTTTTTGCTGTAAATAGCGGATTAGCAGATGTTGTTCTTTATGACATTGTTGAAGGAATGCCTCAGGGTAAAGCTCTTGATATCCTGCAAAATACTGCTGTAATTGGAATCAAGGCAAATATTTCAGGGACGAACAATCTTGATGACCTTGCAGGCTCTGATATTGTTGTAATTACTGCAGGGCTTGCAAGAAAACCCGGGATGAGAAGAAAAGACCTTCTCATGGCAAATGCTGAAATTGTTGGGAATATTGTAAATAAACTTGCTCCAATCTGTCCTGATACAAATTACATAGTTGTTACTAATCCGATGGATGTAATGGCTTACGTAACAATGGTAATATCAGGCACAAAAAGACAAAAAGTTCTTGGAATGGGAGGAATTCTTGATTCATCAAGATTCAAAACATTTATCTCAATGGAATTGGGAGTATCTCCTAAGGATATAGAAACAACTGTTCTTGGAGGACATGGACTTTACATGGTTCCACTTGTAAGATTTACCACTGTAAAAGGAATTCCTCTCTCAAAATGGCTTCCACAGGACAAGATTGAATCACTTGTTCAGAGAACCCGTGAAGGAGGTGCTGAAATTGTTTCTCTTCTTAAAACAGGCTCAGCCTATTATGCTCCTGCTCAGTCCACATTTGAGATGGTCAAGGCTATATTACTTGATGAAAAAAGAATTTTGCCATGCTCAGTCTATCTTGATGGAGAATATGGTGCAAAAGATGTATTTAACGGAGTTCCTGTTGTGCTTGGCAAACAGGGACTTGAAAAAATAGTTGAGTTAGAGCTTACAGAAGAAGAAAAACAAGCCTTTGAAA
- a CDS encoding N-acyl homoserine lactonase family protein, with protein MIYKIHPIVMGAKIFDKGMMTYQHDYGKPFVIPIFSWYIEGGDKNILIDTGEFAPRSSTEIEKAIGKVYTFEEGLAKYGLKPEDIDIVLHTHLHNDHCENDSKCINARFYVHEKELEQIHNPHALDFRYNEDFISEVENNEQIIALKEDAEILPGIKMIQAPAHTPGGMSILIDTEKGKALITGFCVIEENLNPPPKILGMGMEVIPPGTLVNSYEAYDILLKTKELADILIPLHEPKYAFIETIP; from the coding sequence ATGATTTATAAAATACATCCAATTGTTATGGGTGCAAAGATATTTGATAAGGGTATGATGACTTATCAGCATGATTATGGAAAACCTTTTGTAATACCTATATTTTCATGGTATATAGAGGGTGGCGATAAAAATATTTTGATTGATACAGGAGAGTTCGCGCCCAGAAGTTCTACTGAAATTGAAAAAGCTATTGGCAAAGTTTACACCTTTGAAGAAGGGCTTGCAAAATATGGCTTAAAGCCTGAAGATATTGACATTGTGCTTCATACCCATCTACATAATGACCATTGTGAGAATGACTCAAAGTGCATTAATGCCAGATTTTATGTTCACGAAAAAGAATTAGAACAAATTCATAATCCTCATGCTCTTGATTTTAGATATAACGAAGACTTTATATCAGAAGTTGAAAACAATGAGCAGATTATTGCTTTAAAAGAAGATGCAGAGATTCTTCCTGGAATAAAAATGATTCAAGCACCCGCCCATACTCCAGGTGGAATGTCCATTCTTATAGATACTGAAAAAGGTAAGGCATTAATAACAGGATTTTGTGTAATTGAGGAAAATCTTAATCCACCACCTAAAATACTCGGGATGGGTATGGAGGTAATACCTCCTGGAACTCTGGTGAATTCCTATGAAGCCTATGATATCTTATTGAAAACTAAGGAACTGGCGGATATATTAATCCCTCTTCATGAACCAAAATATGCTTTTATTGAAACAATTCCATAA